Proteins encoded in a region of the Prunus persica cultivar Lovell chromosome G4, Prunus_persica_NCBIv2, whole genome shotgun sequence genome:
- the LOC18778349 gene encoding berberine bridge enzyme-like 8, whose protein sequence is MAIPRLSNLLLLSTLFVVSISWQASAYSAPEKFVQCLLNHSQPSHPIGPAIYTPNNASYSSVLESYIRNLRFNTSSTRKPFLIVTALHESHVQLSVICAQVHNLQMKIRSGGHDYEGVSYVAEVPFFILDMFNLRSIKVDIKSETAWVQAGATLGEVYYRIAERSKIHGFPAGVCPTVGVGGHFSGGGYGNMMRKYGLSVDNVVDAQIVDVHGRLLDRKAMGEDLFWAITGGGGASFGVVIAYKINLVRVPEIVTVFRVPRTLEQNATEIVYRWQYVADKLDDDLFIRLTMDIVNGSGGENNKTLRASFIGMFLGDSERLLSVMNKSFPELGLKQSDCMEMSWVESTLFWTSFPNGTAPEALLSRIPQVLTHLKRKSDYVKKPIPKAGLKWIFQKMIELEAPMLTFNPYGGRMGEISASATPFPHRAGNLWKVQYATNWDTEGSEASEYYIDLTRKLHMYMTPFVSKNPREAFFNYKDLDIGINHNANSKASYLEGRVYGIKYFKDNFDRLVHVKTKVDPKNFFRNEQSIPTLPH, encoded by the coding sequence ATGGCAATCCCAAGGCTTTCAAATCTCTTGCTGCTTTCAACTCTTTTTGTAGTATCCATTTCTTGGCAAGCTTCAGCTTATTCAGCTCCTGAGAAGTTTGTTCAATGTCTTCTAAACCATTCCCAGCCCTCTCACCCCATCGGTCCAGCAATTTACACTCCCAACAATGCTTCATACTCCTCCGTTTTGGAATCTTACATCCGAAACCTCCGATTCAACACATCTTCAACCCGAAAACCGTTCCTCATCGTCACTGCTTTGCATGAATCTCATGTGCAACTATCTGTCATTTGTGCTCAAGTCCATAACTTGCAGATGAAAATTAGAAGCGGAGGCCACGATTACGAGGGTGTATCGTACGTGGCTGAAGTTCCATTCTTCATCCTCGACATGTTCAATCTTCGATCCATCAAAGTAGACATAAAATCTGAGACTGCATGGGTGCAGGCTGGGGCTACTCTTGGTGAAGTTTACTACAGAATCGCTGAGAGAAGCAAAATTCATGGCTTTCCCGCTGGTGTTTGCCCTACAGTTGGCGTTGGAGGCCACTTCAGTGGCGGTGGATATGGTAATATGATGAGAAAGTACGGCTTGTCAGTTGACAACGTAGTTGATGCACAAATTGTGGATGTGCATGGAAGACTTCTCGATCGAAAAGCCATGGGAGAAGATCTTTTTTGGGCCATCACAGGAGGTGGCGGAGCTAGCTTTGGAGTTGTGATTGCGTACAAGATCAATCTTGTACGTGTTCCTGAAATAGTTACTGTTTTCAGGGTTCCGAGAACCTTGGAACAAAATGCAACAGAGATCGTGTACCGTTGGCAATATGTTGCTGATAAGCTTGATGATGACTTGTTCATCAGGCTAACCATGGATATAGTAAATGGTAGTGGTGGAGAaaacaataagactctgaggGCTTCATTTATTGGCATGTTTCTTGGAGACTCTGAGAGGCTTCTCTCTGTGATGAACAAGAGCTTCCCTGAATTGGGACTTAAGCAATCTGATTGCATGGAAATGAGCTGGGTTGAATCTACCCTTTTCTGGACAAGCTTCCCAAATGGGACAGCTCCTGAAGCTTTGCTTTCTAGAATACCTCAAGTACTTACCCACTTGAAGAGGAAATCAGACTACGTCAAGAAACCAATTCCGAAAGCTGGCTTGAAGTggatttttcagaaaatgataGAACTTGAGGCTCCAATGTTGACCTTTAACCCCTATGGTGGAAGAATGGGTGAGATTTCGGCATCTGCAACTCCGTTTCCTCATAGAGCTGGGAATCTTTGGAAGGTTCAGTACGCAACAAACTGGGACACAGAAGGGAGTGAGGCATCTGAATACTATATTGATTTGACAAGGAAGCTCCACATGTACATGACTCCTTTTGTTTCCAAGAATCCAAGGGAAGCCTTTTTCAACTATAAAGATCTTGACATTGGGATCAACCATAATGCCAATAGCAAGGCAAGCTATTTGGAAGGAAGAGTTTATGGTATCAAGTACTTCAAGGATAATTTCGATCGGTTGGTGCATGTTAAGACCAAGGTCGATCCAAAGAATTTCTTTAGGAATGAACAAAGTATCCCAACTCTTCCACACTAG
- the LOC18778342 gene encoding patellin-4, with product MTVEVKVEETLVAEVGVVPQEEPMKPVIENEKVVEGDDKVKEVAESESKPRAVEKSSSYKEESNFLSDLKEFERKALSELKLKLEEAILGNNIFKKEEPKENEEKEKKVAEEEEKKEEKEDEKKDEKAEEVDEKKTEEGDEVPVAEEKEAAAQEGEEEKKPEEGCEVDKDISLWGVPLFPGKGFEGTDVVLLKFLRAREFKVNEAFEMLKKTLQWRKESKIDSILDEDICADLSSAAYLNGIDREGHPVCYNIFGVFDNEELYQKTFGNEEKRGQFLRWRLQLMEKSIQKLDLRPGGSSSLLQINDLKNSPGPVKKELRIATKQAVGLLQDNYPELVAKNIFINVPFWYYALNALLSPFLTQRTKSKFVVARPAKVTETLLKYIPAQEIPSQYGGFKRDNDTEFSSEDCAVSELILRAGSTGTIQIDAAEADNTLVWDLTVLGWEVNYKEEFVPTDEGSYTIIVQKRKKIGSNNEGPIRNTFRSNEPGKVVLTIENTSSKKKRVLYRYKAKKCSTF from the exons ATGACTGTTGAGGTTAAGGTTGAGGAGACCCTAGTGGCTGAAGTTGGGGTTGTTCCTCAGGAGGAGCCCATGAAGCCTGTGATTGAGAATGAGAAAGTTGTTGAAGGAGATGATAAGGTGAAGGAAGTGGCTGAGTCTGAATCCAAGCCCAGAGCAGTTGAGAAGAGCTCTTCTTATAAGGAAGAGAGCAACTTTCTCTCTGATCTGAAAGAGTTTGAGAGGAAGGCTTTGAGTGAGCTCAAATTGAAGCTGGAAGAAGCCATTTTAGGCAACAATATCTTCAAGAAAGAGGAGCCAAAGGAGAATgaggagaaggaaaaaaaagtagcagaggaggaagagaagaaggaagagaaggaggaCGAGAAGAAGGACGAGAAAGCAGAGGAGGTTGATGAAAAAAAGACAgaggaaggagatgaagtACCAGTAGctgaagagaaagaagcagCAGCCCAAGAAggtgaggaagagaagaagccTGAAGAGGGGTGCGAAGTAGACAAGGATATCTCTCTTTGGGGTGTGCCCCTTTTCCCTGGGAAAGGATTTGAAGGCACTGATGTGGTGCTCTTGAAGTTCTTGAGGGCTAGGGAATTCAAGGTCAATGAAGCCTTTGAGATGCTGAAGAAAACCCTTCAATGGAGGAAGGAGTCTAAGATTGATTCAATCTTGGATGAAGATATCTGTGCTGATCTGAGCTCTGCAGCTTACTTGAACGGCATTGATCGCGAAGGCCACCCTGTGTGCTACAACATTTTTGGGGTGTTTGATAACGAGGAGCTTTATCAGAAAACTTTTGGAAATGAGGAGAAGAGAGGGCAGTTCTTGAGGTGGAGGCTTCAGTTGATGGAGAAGAGCATTCAGAAGCTTGATTTGAGGCCTGgtggttcttcttctttgcttCAAATCAATGACCTCAAGAACTCACCTGGACCTGTCAAGAAGGAGCTTAGAATTGCCACAAAGCAAGCTGTTGGGCTTCTGCAGGACAATTACCCTGAGTTAGTCGCCAAAAAT ATTTTCATAAATGTTCCATTCTGGTACTATGCACTCAATGCCCTATTATCTCCTTTCTTGACTCAAAGAACCAAGAGCAAGTTTGTGGTTGCTCGCCCAGCTAAGGTCACTGAGACCCTTCTCAA GTACATTCCAGCTCAGGAGATACCATCTCAATATGGTGGCTTCAAAAGGGACAATGACACTGAGTTCTCCTCTGAAGATTGTGCTGTTTCAGAACTAATTCTTAGGGCTGGATCCACTGGAACCATTCAGATAGATGCAGCTGAG GCTGATAACACATTAGTCTGGGACCTGACTGTTTTGGGTTGGGAAGTGAATTACAAGGAGGAGTTTGTTCCTACTGATGAGGGCTCTTACACCATTATTGttcagaagagaaagaaaataggcTCCAATAATGAAGGGCCTATCCGCAACACTTTCAGAAGCAATGAACCAGGGAAGGTTGTTCTTACAATTGAGAACACTtcaagcaagaagaagagggtTCTGTACCGGTACAAGGCGAAGAAGTGCTCCACCTTCTGA
- the LOC18778606 gene encoding twinkle homolog protein, chloroplastic/mitochondrial has protein sequence MRLLLLRPLRKLSFLSSSAGLLMGTVQLFKSTPCPNPLTPSSQRHSFHSHRLVFSPLSPKPMSKTRPLCLRTNGYSYVSHANGAAPAELENAEEKRVDFNQLSRLKLKLEMLGIDYGICMPGQYNHLICPICKGGDSEEKSLSVYISEDWGSAFWCCFRGKCGWQGRTTAVGDNKLSRETSNQIAKVKKRREITVESLGLEPLCEELVAYFSERSISTETLRRNAVMQKTTGVQICIAFPYWRDGQLVSCKYRDIEKKFWQEKDTEKIFYGLDDIKGTNDIIIVEGEIDKLAMEEAGFHNCVSVPDGAPPKVSSKDLPPEEQDTKYQYLWNCKEYLKKASRIILATDGDDPGQALAEELARRLGRERCWRVRWPMKNDNEHFKDANEVLMYLGPDVLKEVIENAELYPIRGLFNFANYFDELDAYYYRTLGYEYGVSTGWKGLNELYNIVPGELTIVTGVPNSGKSEWIDALLCNLSESVGWKFALCSMENKVREHARKLLEKHIKKPFFDKRYGGSAERMSAEEFEQGKQWLNDTFYLIRCEDDSLPSISWVLELAQAAVLRHGVRGLVIDPYNELDHQRPPNQTETEYVSQMLTKVKRFAQHHCCHVWFVAHPRQLHQWVGGPPNLYDISGSAHFINKCDNGIVIHRNRDPGAGDLDQVQVCVRKVRNKVAGTIGDAYLTYDRATGQFKDIGIKKST, from the exons AtgcgtcttcttcttcttcgaccTCTTCGTAAGCTCTCCTTTTTATCCTCAAGCGCTGGTCTTCTAATGGGCACCGTGCAACTCTTCAAGTCCACTCCTTGTCCAAACCCATTAACTCCTTCTTCACAAAGACACTCATTTCACTCCCATAGACTCGTTTTCTCTCCACTCTCGCCAAAACCCATGTCTAAAACTCGGCCACTTTGCCTTAGAACTAATGGGTATTCTTATGTCTCACATGCCAATGGCGCCGCACCAG CTGAATTAGAAAACgcagaagaaaagagagtggACTTTAACCAATTGTCGCGTTTGAAGCTGAAATTGGAGATGCTTGGCATAGACTACGGAATATGTATGCCAGGGCAGTACAACCACTTGATTTGTCCAATA TGCAAAGGTGGCGATTCAGAGGAAAAGAGCTTATCGGTTTATATTTCAGAAGATTG GGGTTCTGCTTTTTGGTGTTGCTTTCGTGGGAAATGTGGGTGGCAAGGTAGAACAACG GCCGTTGGAGATAACAAGTTGTCACGAGAAACTTCAAATCAAATTGCCAAAGTgaagaaaagaagggaaaTCACGGTGGAAAGTCTAGGACTGGAACCACTTTGTGAGGAG CTTGTTGCCTATTTTTCGGAGCGAAGTATATCAACGGAAACATTGAGAAGAAATGCTGTAATGCAAAAAACTACAGGTGTTCAG ATTTGTATTGCATTTCCTTATTGGAGAGACGGACAGCTTGTTAGTTGCAAGTATCGGGACATCGAAAAGAAGTTCTGGCAG GAAAAGGATACCGAAAAGATTTTTTATGGGCTGGATGATATAAAGGGAACTAATGATATCATCATT GTTGAAGGCGAAATTGATAAGCTTGCAATGGAAGAAGCTGGCTTTCATAATTGCGTGAGTGTGCCTGATGGTGCTCCTCCAAAGGTTTCCTCAAAGGATTTGCCGCCTGAAGAGCAG GATACAAAGTATCAATATCTGTGGAACTGCAAAGAGTACTTAAAGAAG GCATCACGAATTATACTTGCCACTGACGGAGATGATCCTGGTCAAGCCCTAGCTGAAGAGCTTGCACGTCGCCTTGGAAGAGAAAG ATGCTGGCGAGTCAGATGGCCAATGAAAAATGATAATGAGCACTTCAAAGATGCAAATGAG GTTCTTATGTACTTGGGTCCCGATGTTTTGAAGGAAGTAATTGAGAATGCTGAATTATATCCTATACGTGGATTGTTCAACTTTGCAAATTACTTTGATGAACTTGATGCATATTATTATCGGACTCTTGGATATGAGTATGGTGTCTCAACTGGGTGGAAAGGTCTGAATGAGTTGTACAAT attGTTCCAGGTGAGTTGACTATAGTAACAGGTGTCCCTAATTCAGGCAAGAGTGAGTGGATTGATGCTCTGTTGTGCAATCTCAGTGAAAGTGTTGGGTGGAAATTTGCACTTTGCTCTATGGAGAACAAG GTTCGGGAGCATGCGAGAAAATTGCTGGAGAAACACATAAAGAAGCCTTTCTTTGATAAACG TTATGGTGGTTCTGCTGAACGAATGAGTGCCGAAGAATTTGAGCAAGGGAAACAATGGCTAAATGACACCTTTTACCTCATAAG GTGTGAGGATGATTCCCTTCCAAGTATCTCTTGGGTTCTTGAGCTCGCACAAGCAGCAGTACTTAGGCATGGGGTGCGTGGACTTGTAATTGATCCTTACAATGAGCTTGATCATCAACGTCCCCCGAATCA GACAGAAACAGAGTACGTAAGTCAGATGCTTACCAAGGTCAAACGGTTTGCTCAGCATCATTGTTGCCATGTTTGGTTTGTGGCACATCCGAGACAG TTGCACCAGTGGGTCGGGGGTCCCCCTAATCTCTATGATATAAGTGGAAGTGCACACTTCATAAATAAATGTGACAATGGAATTGTAATTCATCGTAATCGGGATCCAGGGGCTGGTGACTTGGATCAAGTACAA GTTTGTGTTCGGAAGGTACGGAATAAAGTTGCAGGAACGATAGGTGACGCCTATTTGACATACGATAG GGCAACTGGTCAATTTAAGGATATTGGTATTAAAAAGAGCACATGA
- the LOC18781197 gene encoding ATP-dependent Clp protease proteolytic subunit 4, chloroplastic gives MDVLSISSPIFLHTSTSKLSHSSRSKPISHFPSSSSSKFPTIKSLSVQTPKPTFTSKSQALDGSLLISSAPQTPATAMRGTEGDALGLLLRERIVFLGSSIDDFVADAIISQLLLLDAQDSKKDIKLFINSTGGSLSATMAIYDVVQLVRADVCTVALGIAASTASIILGGGTKGKRFAMPNTRIMIHQPLGGASGQAIDVEIQAREVMHNKNNVTRILSNSTGRPFEQVQKDIDRDRYMSPIEAVEYGIIDGVIDGDSIIPLVPVPDKVKPRMSYEEISKDPMKFLTPDVPDDEIY, from the exons ATGGACGtgctctcaatctcatccccGATATTCCTTCACACCTCTACTTCCAAGCTCTCTCACAGCTCTCGCTCCAAACCCATCTCCCActttccctcttcttcttcttcgaaaTTCCCCACAATTAAGTCTCTTTCTGTccaaaccccaaaacccacTTTCACCTCCAAGTCACAAGCACTTGACGGCTCGCTCCTGATTTCCTCAGCTCCTCAGACGCCGGCTACAGCCATGAGAGGCACCGAGGGCGACGCCTTGGGGCTTTTGCTCAGGGAAAGGATTGTCTTTTTGGGCAGTAGCATTGACGACTTTGTGGCTGACGCTATTATTAGCCAGCTGCTTTTGTTGGATGCCCAGGACTCCAAAAAGGATATCAAGCTCTTCATTAACTCCACTGGCGGCTCTCTCAG TGCTACAATGGCTATTTATGATGTCGTTCAGCTTGTGAGGGCTGATGTCTGCACAGTTGCACTTGGCATTGCAGCATCAACAGCTTCTATAATCCTTGGTGGTGGCACCAAAGGCAAGCGTTTTGCAATGCCCAATACACGGATTATGATTCATCAACCTCTTGGAGGTGCTAGTGGCCAGGCAATAGATGTGGAAATTCAAGCTCGAGAAGTCATGcataataaaaacaatgtCACAAGAATTCTTTCAAATTCCACTGGTCGCCCATTTGAACAAGTCCAAAAGGATATTGACAGGGATCGCTATATGTCCCCCATAGAAGCAGTTGAATATGGAATAATCGATGGAGTTATTGACGGAGATAGCATTATTCCTCTGGTGCCTGTCCCAGACAAGGTGAAGCCAAGAATGAGTTATGAGGAAATTAGTAAAGATCCAATGAAATTTTTGACACCAGATGTCCCTGATGATGAGATTTATTAG
- the LOC18780488 gene encoding primase homolog protein: protein MSASSLCLYRPLITALFFSRRRLISSSLSSSLPLVRVWSYSSSHSSNGPTPPPAIVEKMEEQTIGVAKVDTLKQKMELLGILCNDSCVPGRYTNLLCPKCNGGPSMERSLSVHIVQKGDLAMWRCFRTDCSWGDQVFIDGRAAHNEVKKIVQFSGQMTEESLRLEPPGEKITAYFSERMISDETLRRNAVMQRSGDKDIIAFTYKRNGLLVGCKFRSIEKRYWKEKGSEKTLYGIDDINDAAEIIFVEGEIDKLSVEEAGFCNCVSVPDGAPGKSSNKLPPVEKDSRYQYLRSCKQHLDKVSRIILATDNDKPGQALARDIALRLGTHRCWQVSWPKKDESSYYKDANEVLRHMGPDALRKVIENAKPYQLCISDRVVSSDKHKPERIPAS from the exons ATGAGTGCTTCAAGTCTGTGCCTTTATCGTCCTCTCATCACTGCACTCTTCTTCTCCAGACGCCGCTTAATTAGCAGTTCCCTATCATCAAGTCTCCCTTTAGTCCGTGTTTGGTCTTACTCTTCCTCTCATTCCAGCAATGGCCCAACTCCACCACCAG CTATTGTGGAAAAAATGGAGGAGCAGACCATTGGCGTGGCTAAAGTCGATACCTTGAAGCAGAAAATGGAGCTTCTTGGGATTCTTTGTAATGATTCTTGTGTGCCTGGACGCTATACTAATCTACTGTGTCCCAAG TGCAACGGTGGACCGTCAATGGAGAGGAGCTTGTCTGTTCACATTGTCCAAAAGGG GGATTTGGCAATGTGGAGGTGTTTTCGAACTGATTGTAGTTGGGGTGACCAG GTATTCATAGATGGCAGGGCAGCACATAATGAGGTGAAGAAGATAGTCCAATTCTCTGGACAAATGACAGAGGAGAGCCTCAGGTTAGAACCACCAGGGGAAAAG ATAACTGCATACTTCAGTGAGCGAATGATATCTGACGAAACTCTGCGGAGAAATGCTGTAATGCAACGTTCTGGTGATAAG GATATCATTGCATTTACTTATAAACGTAATGGACTGCTTGTTGGCTGCAAGTTCCGAAGCATAGAAAAAAGATACTGGAAG GAGAAGGGTTCTGAGAAAACACTATATGGAATTGATGACATAAATGATGCAGCTGAAATTATCTTT GTTGAAGGGGAAATAGACAAGCTTTCAGTGGAGGAAGCTGGCTTCTGCAATTGTGTGAGTGTCCCTGATGGTGCGCCAGGAAAGAGTTCTAATAAATTGCCACCTGTGGAAAAG GACTCTAGATATCAGTATCTGCGGAGTTGCAAACAGCATTTGGATAAG GTTTCTCGGATTATCCTGGCAACTGACAATGATAAACCAGGACAAGCTTTGGCCAGAGATATAGCACTCCGCCTTGGGACACACAG ATGTTGGCAAGTAAGTTGGCCAAAGAAAGATGAGTCCAGCTATTACAAAGATGCTAATGAG GTTCTAAGGCATATGGGACCTGATGCTTTGAGAAAGGTAATTGAAAATGCCAAACCGTATCAGCTATGCATCTCAGACCGAGTAGTAAGTTCAGACAAGCATAAGCCAGAAAGAATACCGGCTTCTTAG